Proteins from one Juglans microcarpa x Juglans regia isolate MS1-56 chromosome 6S, Jm3101_v1.0, whole genome shotgun sequence genomic window:
- the LOC121237256 gene encoding protein TIC236, chloroplastic-like isoform X1, protein MCQVPCVEVNALMKTFKMKPLLFLLAGSVTAVFNCQGPLDAPIFVGSGMVSRKISHSVSDFPASSAYEVMLKSKEAGAVAAFDRVPFSYLSANFTFNTDNCVADLYGIRASLMDGGEIRGAGNAWICPEGEVDDAAIDVNFSGNMSFDNIMHRYIPGYLHLMPLKFGDLNGETKLSGSPLRPRFDIKWVAPTAEGSFSDARGHIIISHNYIKVDSSSVAFDLFTNIQTSYLDEYWLNRKEFHANSVMPFSIDGVELDLRMRGFEFFSLLSSYNFDCPRPMHLKATGKIKFQGKVFKSSSITNMQPVEMQDNGKTDSLVGDILISGLKLNQLILAPQLAGQLGMSRGCIKLDASGRPDESLAVEVVGPLQRGSENNSQNGKLLSFSLQKGQLRANVYFQPLHSANLEVRNLPLDELELVSLRGTIQRAEIQLNLQKRRGHGVLSVLRPKFSGVLGEALDVAARWSGDVITVEKLFWN, encoded by the exons GTTCCATGTGTTGAAGTAAATGCCCTGATGAAAACTTTCAAGATGAAGCCTTTATTGTTCCTG TTGGCCGGTTCGGTAACTGCTGTATTCAACTGTCAAGGCCCACTGGATGCTCCTATATTTGTGGGAAGTGGAATGGTTTCTAGGAAGATATCTCATTCAGTGTCTGATTTTCCTGCATCCTCTGCCTATGAAGTAATGTTGAAAAGCAAAGAAGCTGGTGCAGTGGCAGCTTTTGACCGTGttccattttcatatttatcgGCCAATTTCACTTTTAACACTGATAATTGT GTTGCTGACTTGTATGGAATTAGAGCTAGCCTCATGGATGGAGGTGAAATTCGAGGGGCAGGGAATGCATGGATTTGCCCAGAG GGTGAGGTGGATGATGCAGCAATAGATGTGAATTTCTCTGGAAATATGTCTTTCGATAATATCATGCACCGTTATATACCTGGGTATCTTCATCTGATGCCACTCAAATTCGGGGATTTAAATGGAGAAACGAAATTGTCTGGATCTCCTTTGAGGCC GAGGTTTGACATTAAATGGGTTGCTCCAACGGCTGAAGGTTCCTTCAGTGATGCTCGAGGACATATCATAATTTCACATAACTACATCAAAGTTGATTCTTCATCTGTTGCTTTTGACTTGTTCACGAATATTCAGACATCCTATCTTGATGAATACTGGCTCAACAGAAAAGAGTTTCATGCAAATAGTGTCATGCCATTTAGTATTGATGGGGTTGAGTTAGATTTACGCATGCgtggttttgagttttttagTTTACTATCTTCTTATAATTTTGACTGTCCAAGACCCATGCATTTGAAAGCAACCGGAAAGATTAAGTTTCAGGGAAAGGTTTTCAAGTCTAGTAGTATTACAAATATGCAACCTGTGGAAATGCAAGATAATGGAAAAACAGATAGTCTTGTTGGTGACATTTTAATTTCTGGTCTCAAGCTGAATCAGCTGATTCTAGCACCTCAGCTGGCGGGACAGTTGGGCATGTCACGCGGGTGTATCAAg TTGGATGCCTCAGGTAGGCCAGATGAAAGCCTTGCAGTGGAGGTTGTAGGGCCACTGCAGCGTGGTAGTGAAAATAATTCCCAAAATGGAAAATTACTGTCTTTTTCCCTTCAAAAAGGACAACTACGAGCCAATGTTTATTTCCAACCACTTCATTCTGCTAACTTGGAG GTACGGAATCTGCCACTTGATGAATTGGAGTTGGTGTCACTACGGGGAACAATTCAAAGA GCAGAAATTCAGCTTAATCTTCAGAAAAGAAGAGGTCATGGTGTATTATCTGTGCTTCGGCCAAAATTCAGTGGTGTGCTAGGAGAAGCCCTAGATGTGGCTGCTAGATGGAGTGGGGATGTT ATCACTGTTGAGAAACTGTTCTGGAACT
- the LOC121237256 gene encoding protein TIC236, chloroplastic-like isoform X2, with translation MCQVPCVEVNALMKTFKMKPLLFLLAGSVTAVFNCQGPLDAPIFVGSGMVSRKISHSVSDFPASSAYEVMLKSKEAGAVAAFDRVPFSYLSANFTFNTDNCVADLYGIRASLMDGGEIRGAGNAWICPEGEVDDAAIDVNFSGNMSFDNIMHRYIPGYLHLMPLKFGDLNGETKLSGSPLRPRFDIKWVAPTAEGSFSDARGHIIISHNYIKVDSSSVAFDLFTNIQTSYLDEYWLNRKEFHANSVMPFSIDGVELDLRMRGFEFFSLLSSYNFDCPRPMHLKATGKIKFQGKVFKSSSITNMQPVEMQDNGKTDSLVGDILISGLKLNQLILAPQLAGQLGMSRGCIKLDASGRPDESLAVEVVGPLQRGSENNSQNGKLLSFSLQKGQLRANVYFQPLHSANLEVRNLPLDELELVSLRGTIQRAEIQLNLQKRRGHGVLSVLRPKFSGVLGEALDVAARWSGDVYE, from the exons GTTCCATGTGTTGAAGTAAATGCCCTGATGAAAACTTTCAAGATGAAGCCTTTATTGTTCCTG TTGGCCGGTTCGGTAACTGCTGTATTCAACTGTCAAGGCCCACTGGATGCTCCTATATTTGTGGGAAGTGGAATGGTTTCTAGGAAGATATCTCATTCAGTGTCTGATTTTCCTGCATCCTCTGCCTATGAAGTAATGTTGAAAAGCAAAGAAGCTGGTGCAGTGGCAGCTTTTGACCGTGttccattttcatatttatcgGCCAATTTCACTTTTAACACTGATAATTGT GTTGCTGACTTGTATGGAATTAGAGCTAGCCTCATGGATGGAGGTGAAATTCGAGGGGCAGGGAATGCATGGATTTGCCCAGAG GGTGAGGTGGATGATGCAGCAATAGATGTGAATTTCTCTGGAAATATGTCTTTCGATAATATCATGCACCGTTATATACCTGGGTATCTTCATCTGATGCCACTCAAATTCGGGGATTTAAATGGAGAAACGAAATTGTCTGGATCTCCTTTGAGGCC GAGGTTTGACATTAAATGGGTTGCTCCAACGGCTGAAGGTTCCTTCAGTGATGCTCGAGGACATATCATAATTTCACATAACTACATCAAAGTTGATTCTTCATCTGTTGCTTTTGACTTGTTCACGAATATTCAGACATCCTATCTTGATGAATACTGGCTCAACAGAAAAGAGTTTCATGCAAATAGTGTCATGCCATTTAGTATTGATGGGGTTGAGTTAGATTTACGCATGCgtggttttgagttttttagTTTACTATCTTCTTATAATTTTGACTGTCCAAGACCCATGCATTTGAAAGCAACCGGAAAGATTAAGTTTCAGGGAAAGGTTTTCAAGTCTAGTAGTATTACAAATATGCAACCTGTGGAAATGCAAGATAATGGAAAAACAGATAGTCTTGTTGGTGACATTTTAATTTCTGGTCTCAAGCTGAATCAGCTGATTCTAGCACCTCAGCTGGCGGGACAGTTGGGCATGTCACGCGGGTGTATCAAg TTGGATGCCTCAGGTAGGCCAGATGAAAGCCTTGCAGTGGAGGTTGTAGGGCCACTGCAGCGTGGTAGTGAAAATAATTCCCAAAATGGAAAATTACTGTCTTTTTCCCTTCAAAAAGGACAACTACGAGCCAATGTTTATTTCCAACCACTTCATTCTGCTAACTTGGAG GTACGGAATCTGCCACTTGATGAATTGGAGTTGGTGTCACTACGGGGAACAATTCAAAGA GCAGAAATTCAGCTTAATCTTCAGAAAAGAAGAGGTCATGGTGTATTATCTGTGCTTCGGCCAAAATTCAGTGGTGTGCTAGGAGAAGCCCTAGATGTGGCTGCTAGATGGAGTGGGGATGTT TATGAATGA